TCGGCCAGCATTTCGAGGGGCAGTGGCCGCCCGGCGACAACGGTGTGACGACCGGAGTGCAGCTTCAGCGCTCGGACAGTGGCAACCACGACCGCGACGTCAGGGACGAGCCCGGAGACACGGCACTTGATGTTGAAGAAGCGTTCAGCGCCCATGTCCGCACCGAACCCGGCCTCGGTGACGAGGTAGTCTCCGGAACGGATCCCGATCAGATCGGCGACGACGGAGGAATTCCCGGTTGCAATGTTGCCGAACGGGCCCGTGTGTACAAGCGCAGGGGTGTTCTCAATCGTTTGCAGAAGATTCGGTTTCAGCGCCTCGCGCAGAAGCACCGTCGCCGCTCCGGCGGCGCGAACCTGTTCCGCGGTCACCGGTTCGCCGGAGCCGCGCGTGTAGCCAATCACGATCCTGCCGAGACGCTCGCGCAGGTCGCGTAACGAGGTGGCCATGGCCAGCGTCGCCATCAACTCCGAGGCGGCAGTGATGTCGAAGCCTGTTTGCCTGGGTGGGCCGTTCGTGCGCGGTCCGAGTCCGGTGACGATGTCGCGCAGGGCGCGGTCGTTGATGTCTACCACGCGCCGCCAGGTCACCGCATCCGGATCGATGCCGAGGGAGTTCCCACGGAACAGCTCGTTGTCGATCATCGCCGCGAGCTGGTTGTGCGCGGCCGTTACCGCATGCAGGTCCCCAGTGAGATGAACGTTCAACCGCTCCATCGGCACCACCTGGCTGTAGCCGCCGCCCGCTGCTCCACCTTTGATTCCCAGTGTGGGTCCCATCGACGCCTGTCGTACTGAGATCGTGGCCGGACGGCCGATGCGGGTGAGACCCTGGCCGAGTCCGACCGTGGTCGTCGTCTTCCCCTCGCCGAGCGGCGTCGGCGTGATCGCACTAACGACGACGTACTTCGCAGCGGGACGGCTCGACAGCTCATCGATTGCTGCGAGGTCGATCTTGGCGACACCGCGGCCGTAATGTTCGAGCAGATGAGGGCCCACTCCCATCCCCGCGGCGACATCTTCGATCGGCTTCAATACCGCGTCACGCGCGATCTCCAGGTTTCCCGGTGTTGCGTTTCTCTGTGTCATCGCCTCATTCCTCTGACGTAAGATCGGCCGGCCCACCCTCGACCACGTGGCCGGGGCGACGTCCGCCTTCTTCGTACCACCACTGGGCGGTCTGCGCCAGCGCATTGAAGGTGTAGATGTGTAGCCCGACAAGGCCGTAGCTGGGATCGGCGAACGCTGGCGCGAGGTCGTCCAGCAGTCGACCCGGAGTCCATGATCCGGAGACATGCTGAATCATGCCCCGGTGCTTGCGCAGCACCCGCAGCGAGTCTCCGACACCTACCCGTGCCCCGACGCGTAGCAGACGTGCCGTGCCAACTGGTCCGGCGATACCGATCCGCACGGGAAGGTTGATGCCGCGATGTCGCAGCTGATCCACCCACTCACGCACGACCCGGGCGTCGAATGACATCTGACTGACGATGTATGACGCGTAATCCTGTTTGTCTCGCAACGCCCGCACGATGGCGTCATCGCTGATCAGCGGGTGTGTCTCCGGGTAGCCCGCGATTCCCACGGTGAGCTCGTGCCCGATGCTCTGCATCGCCCGGAGCAATTGCAGCGCACTTCTGAACTCCCCGACAGGTTCCCGCAGGTCACCGCCGACCACGAACACCTCACGTACTCCGGCAGCATCGAGATCGTGCACGATACCTCTCAGCTCGGCTTGATCGGAGATGTACCGTGCGGCAAGGTGCGGCACAGTATGGATGCCGCGAGTCGCGAGCCGTGTAGCGAGTTCAACGGTCGGCGCGAGCCCGCGGCGCGGGGAGGCGGTCACCGTAACCGTCGAATCGGCGGGAAGGTACCGGTCAATCTCGTCCTCGATCCCGGGTAAGGGGATCACCTCGAACCGCGGCTCGCGCAGCGGCTGGAAGTCCTTACGTTTCAGTGGATCGCGGGGACGAGATGCGGTCATGTCACATCGGTCCGTGCGGGGGCGCCCCGGTCGACGTGCCTGTTCCGGCGAGGGCGTAAACATTCTGCTTCGGACGATCCTTTGTCGGGTCGATGAACGGCTTGGGCACGACGACGGCATCAGCCACCTCGCTCCCGGTGTCGACCTGGACGTGCACACCGAGCTCGGTGAGCTCAACCGGAAGCATCGCGTAACCGATGTTTTTCTCGAGTCGTGGCGAGTAGCACGCCGAGGTGACTTCGCCGACCTGCCGGCCGTCGTGCCTGACGCTGAACACGTCGATCATCGAGCCATCGTTGAAGCTGCCGAGGGGTGCGCCGCCGATCTCGACGCCGGCCAGCTTGCGCGTGGGACCCTCAGCGCGGATGCGAGTCAGTGCCTCCTTGCCGATGAAATCGCCTTCCTTGTCCAAGCTGACCATCCAGTCGTACCCCATGCCGACCTCGAACGGATTCGTATCGAAGGTGATGTCGGCACCATGGGCGAGAATTCCGCCCTCGATTCGTCGTATGTGACACGGCCCGATGACCTGGAGTCCATGCGGCTGTCCCGCCTGCCAGATCAGGTCCCATGCTCGTTCTGCGTTGAGGCTCGCGTCGCGAACGTAAATCTCGTACCCGACCTCGGCCGTGTAGCCGGTGCGGGAGACGATCACATCGATGCCATCGAGGGTGAACTCGTGCAGGTAGTAGTACCCGATGTCGAGCACGGCGTCGCCGAAGAGCTCTCGCATCACCTCGGCGGAGCGTGGTCCCTGCACCTGAACCGGAGCCACGTCGGCCTCGTGGATCTGCACGTCGTACCCGGATCGGTAGGCCACGCCGCGGGCCCAGAGCACGATGTCGCTGTCGGCAAGGGAGAGCCAGAAGTGATTCTCGCCCAACCGCAGAAGCACCGGGTCATTCAGGATGCCGCCGGATTCGTCGGTGAGGAATACATACTTGCATTGGCCCACCTTGCACTTAGACAGATCCCTGGTGACGAGCAGATTCGTGAAATCAAAGGCATCCGGGCCGGTGATCTCAACCTGCCGTTCGACACCCACATCCCACAGGGTGACGCCGTTCAGAAGTGCCCAGTATTCGGTGACCGGATCACCGTAGTGGCGTGGATGGTAGGTGTGATTGTAAACGCTGTACATCGCGACCCCGTGGCGCCGGGAGGCGTAGAAGAACGGGGATTTCCGAATGCGCGGGTAGAGGAGCATTTGTGGGTTGGTGTTCACAGACATCGTTGCCTCCGAATTAAGCCACGGCCACTATGTGGTCCCGTACTCCAGTGTCTCCCCATCGCCTCGCATTATGCAATACTTGCGTATAGCGCAACAGTTTTCATGGCTGGCATTGAGAGGGGCCCAGACGCATGCGAGATACGGGTTCGGTGCAGTCGGTCGACCGCGCAGTTCAGATCTTGGAGATGTTGGCGCGCGACGGTGAGGTTGGGGTTGCCGGAGTCGCGCGCGAGCTCGGTGTGCACAACTCCACAGCGTCCCGGTTGATCAGCGCGCTTTCTGCGCACGAGCTCGTTGAGCGGATGGCTGGGACCCGACGCGTCCGCCTCGGTGTCGGCGTGCTCAGGCTCGCCGGAGCGACGGCCTTCCGCCTCGACGTCTCCACCCAGGCGCAGCCGGTTTGCGACACCCTCTCCGACGACCTTGGCGAGACCGTAAACGTCGCGGTGCTCACTGGCGAGGAAGCGATCAATGTCTGCCAGGCACAGGGGTCGAGCGCTGTGGCCACGCAGAATTGGGTGGGTCAGCGCACCGTGCTGCACGCGACATCCAGCGGGAAGGTTCTTCTCGCGTATCTCGACGATGACGAACGAGAGACCCGACTCACGTTTCCTCTGGACCGATTCACGCAACGCACCCTCACGTCGGAGGCTGAATTGCGTGGAGAATTGGAGACGGTACGCAAAAACGGGTGGGCGG
The Paramicrobacterium chengjingii DNA segment above includes these coding regions:
- a CDS encoding glycine cleavage T C-terminal barrel domain-containing protein gives rise to the protein MSVNTNPQMLLYPRIRKSPFFYASRRHGVAMYSVYNHTYHPRHYGDPVTEYWALLNGVTLWDVGVERQVEITGPDAFDFTNLLVTRDLSKCKVGQCKYVFLTDESGGILNDPVLLRLGENHFWLSLADSDIVLWARGVAYRSGYDVQIHEADVAPVQVQGPRSAEVMRELFGDAVLDIGYYYLHEFTLDGIDVIVSRTGYTAEVGYEIYVRDASLNAERAWDLIWQAGQPHGLQVIGPCHIRRIEGGILAHGADITFDTNPFEVGMGYDWMVSLDKEGDFIGKEALTRIRAEGPTRKLAGVEIGGAPLGSFNDGSMIDVFSVRHDGRQVGEVTSACYSPRLEKNIGYAMLPVELTELGVHVQVDTGSEVADAVVVPKPFIDPTKDRPKQNVYALAGTGTSTGAPPHGPM
- a CDS encoding IclR family transcriptional regulator, whose amino-acid sequence is MRDTGSVQSVDRAVQILEMLARDGEVGVAGVARELGVHNSTASRLISALSAHELVERMAGTRRVRLGVGVLRLAGATAFRLDVSTQAQPVCDTLSDDLGETVNVAVLTGEEAINVCQAQGSSAVATQNWVGQRTVLHATSSGKVLLAYLDDDERETRLTFPLDRFTQRTLTSEAELRGELETVRKNGWAGAIEELETGLNAVAAPIRRHDGSVIAAISVAGPTYRLSPERVPDVAVAVVRAGDAISRRMGYRGAAEEF
- a CDS encoding formate--tetrahydrofolate ligase, giving the protein MTQRNATPGNLEIARDAVLKPIEDVAAGMGVGPHLLEHYGRGVAKIDLAAIDELSSRPAAKYVVVSAITPTPLGEGKTTTTVGLGQGLTRIGRPATISVRQASMGPTLGIKGGAAGGGYSQVVPMERLNVHLTGDLHAVTAAHNQLAAMIDNELFRGNSLGIDPDAVTWRRVVDINDRALRDIVTGLGPRTNGPPRQTGFDITAASELMATLAMATSLRDLRERLGRIVIGYTRGSGEPVTAEQVRAAGAATVLLREALKPNLLQTIENTPALVHTGPFGNIATGNSSVVADLIGIRSGDYLVTEAGFGADMGAERFFNIKCRVSGLVPDVAVVVATVRALKLHSGRHTVVAGRPLPLEMLAENPDDVLAGADNLRKQISNIRRHGVTPVVAINAFGGDYPSEHEAIKQVAAEAGVRCAVSTHFFNGGAGAVELAEAVAEAAEEPSEFRHLYPVDAGLREKIETIATQIYGADGVEYTPTASRSLDQYERNGWGDLPICMAKTHLSLSADPTLRGAPSGWTLPVREVRASVGAGFIYPICGQMQTMPGLGSDPAATHIDINDDGETIGLF
- a CDS encoding methylenetetrahydrofolate reductase — translated: MTASRPRDPLKRKDFQPLREPRFEVIPLPGIEDEIDRYLPADSTVTVTASPRRGLAPTVELATRLATRGIHTVPHLAARYISDQAELRGIVHDLDAAGVREVFVVGGDLREPVGEFRSALQLLRAMQSIGHELTVGIAGYPETHPLISDDAIVRALRDKQDYASYIVSQMSFDARVVREWVDQLRHRGINLPVRIGIAGPVGTARLLRVGARVGVGDSLRVLRKHRGMIQHVSGSWTPGRLLDDLAPAFADPSYGLVGLHIYTFNALAQTAQWWYEEGGRRPGHVVEGGPADLTSEE